From the Exiguobacterium marinum DSM 16307 genome, the window GAATGCCGAGCAAGCTCTAGAACAGACGAACCGAAAGTTTAAACGTCGATTCGAATACATTGAAGTAAATGGGGACCTTCAGCGGATGACACTCGAACAAATGGATGAACTTTGGAACGAGGCAAAGGAGAAAGGTTTATGAGACTAGATAAATTTTTAAAGGTATCACGTTTGATCAAGCGTCGTACGTTAGCGAAAGAAGTAGCAGATCAGGGACGGATTCAATTGAATGGACAAGTCGCAAAGGCGAGCACAGACGTCAAAGTCGGAGATGAACTACAAATCCGGTTCGGAAATAAGCTCGTTACGGTCGTTATTGATTCAATCGCGGAACATGCACGTAAAGAAGATGCGAAAGAAATGTATCGTTTACTTAAAGAAGAGAAGATGGATGGTAGTATCAACTCGTAAAAAAAAGTATACTTAGTGTATTAAGAGGAGGGGGATGAGGCGATGAATGGACGTAATCCGATGGATCGACAACGGCGCATTCGTGCGCTAGACGAGCGTAGAGAACAGCTGGAAAAAGACACACATCGGCGACGAATTCATCTTCGCCGTCGTTTGGCGGCGGCCTCACTCCTATTTTTATTTGTTATGGTCTTGATTGGGCAGAGTTACTTTTCAAAAGTCGGCTATGTGTCGGACCAACAACAAGCATACGCTCAAGCAAAAGTAGAGTTGCGTGAACAACAAGACGAGCAAGATGAATTGAAAGAGCAAGCGGAGCGATTACAAGATGAGGATTATATCGCAAACTTAGCGCGAAATGAGCTGCTTTTCTCTAAAGATGGAGAGATTATTTTCTACTTCTCACCAGAAGAATAAGTTGGTTCGTTGACCGTTGAGGAAACGACTCGTATAATTGTAAAGAATCAATCAAAAAAAGGAGTACATTATTTTATGTCAATTGAAGTAGGAAGCAAGGTACAAGGTAAGGTCACAGGGATTACGCATTTCGGAGCGTTCGTCGAGCTCCCGAACGGCAAAACAGGTTTAGTGCACATCAGTGAGGTGGCAGACTCTTACGTCAAAGATATCAATGAAGTGTTGACAGTCGGTCAAGAAGTCACGGTGAAAGTATTGAACGTCGAAAGCGATGGGAAAATTGGATTATCCATCAAAAAAGCAGTAGACCGCCCTGTAAGCGAACGTCCAGAGCGTCCGGCCGGTGAGCGTTTCTCTCGTGGTCCACGCCCGGGTGGCCCTAGTCAAGGCGGTCCACGTCCTGGTGGACGCAGCGGTGGTGGCCCACGTGGTGGTGGTCGTCGCGAACCGCAGCGCCGCGAGCCAGAAACATTTGATACATTGATGAGTAAATTTTTGAAAGATAGCGACGAGCGTCTTACGACTTTGAAACGTCAAACAGATTCGAAACGCGGTGGACGTGGAGCCAAACGCGGGTAATCCTTCGAATACCAATTAGCTTCTACTCGTAACTATATAGGTCTTAATACAAGACGAGTCGTGAACATTTTTGTTCACGACTTTTTTTGTTTTGAAAAAAATTATGAAAAATAACTAAAATAGTTGCTTTTTTTCGAGGAAGGGAGCAAAATAGGGAACATGAAAAAATAGTTATGTTTTATAAGTGAAGGTGGAGAGAAAAATGAATGGATGGAAACTGTGGACGGCGGAGTGGCGGAGTATCTTTAAGAACCCACGTGTGTTGGTTCCGATTCTCGCAGTCGCACTCGTACCGCTAATGTATGCCGGTATGTTTTTATGGGCTTTCTGGGATCCTTACGGACAGATGAAAGATTTGCCGGTCGCCATCGTCAATGAAGACAAAGGGGCAACGTTTGAAGGGGAGTCGCTTGAGATTGGGGACGATCTCATTGACAAGTTATTGAAGTCGGAAGCGTTCGAGTTTGTCGAGACGACCGAAAAAGAAGCGGAATCTGGATTGGAAGACCATGATTACTATATGGCGATTGAGATTCCGGAAGACTTTTCGGAAAAAGCAACGACAGCTTTGGATGAGGATCCAGAGCAACTTGAATTGAAGTATATTGCGAATGAATCGTATAATTTCTTAGCTGCGCAAATCGGTGGTTCCGCGATGGAGCAAGTAAAAGCGGAGCTTTCGACCGAGGTATCGAAACAGTACGTCAGTGCGTTGAAAGATGGGCTGAATGACGTAGCTGACGGACTTGATGAAGCGGCAGACGGTGCAACAAAACTTGCAGAAGGCTCAAAAACAGCTAAAGACGGTGCCGTCAAATTGGCGGATGGGACGGAGTTACTTGCTTCGAAACAACGTGAGCTCGCAGATGGAGCAAGTCAGTTAAATGATGGGATCGCCCAGTTGGCCGATGGTTCCTCTGAGCTAGCAGATGGAACAAAATTACTCGCTTCGAAACAGCGTGAACTCGCAGATGGAGCAAGTCAATTAAAGGATGGCGTGACTCAACTGGTTGATGCTTCCTCTGAACTTGCAGATGGGAGTCAACAAGTTCATGAAGGCTCAGCCTCTCTTTCAGATGGTGTACATCGTGTCAGCGATGGTGCCTCCGCGTTACAAGACGGAACGAGTCAACTCGTTGAAGGCACAGGAACTTTTGCATCAAAACTAGATGAACTGCATACAGGTGCAAAAACGTTGAACCAAGGCGTTCAAGAACTT encodes:
- a CDS encoding RNA-binding S4 domain-containing protein, which encodes MRLDKFLKVSRLIKRRTLAKEVADQGRIQLNGQVAKASTDVKVGDELQIRFGNKLVTVVIDSIAEHARKEDAKEMYRLLKEEKMDGSINS
- a CDS encoding FtsB family cell division protein is translated as MNGRNPMDRQRRIRALDERREQLEKDTHRRRIHLRRRLAAASLLFLFVMVLIGQSYFSKVGYVSDQQQAYAQAKVELREQQDEQDELKEQAERLQDEDYIANLARNELLFSKDGEIIFYFSPEE
- a CDS encoding S1 domain-containing RNA-binding protein; translation: MSIEVGSKVQGKVTGITHFGAFVELPNGKTGLVHISEVADSYVKDINEVLTVGQEVTVKVLNVESDGKIGLSIKKAVDRPVSERPERPAGERFSRGPRPGGPSQGGPRPGGRSGGGPRGGGRREPQRREPETFDTLMSKFLKDSDERLTTLKRQTDSKRGGRGAKRG